The following proteins come from a genomic window of Salvia hispanica cultivar TCC Black 2014 chromosome 4, UniMelb_Shisp_WGS_1.0, whole genome shotgun sequence:
- the LOC125219651 gene encoding transcription factor LHW-like produces MKETLKNLCYSFGWSYGIFWGFDQTNSLLLTLKDCYYEEQVETLIDSMLLQAHVVGGGIIGQTAIGKNHLWLDSDAFHERRNSVVSFDSHDNSQDDSEFFCQFSTGIKTIAVISVEPWGVVELGSTHKNPEMKSFVEQVQQVFREMDGIEGVGNETQLDSHFFDSSNMLFDSSLSSGIFHSENLMGADLLLESANFLDFSDYGDCSTLTSSWPHPTSLPEPIDEESCKDSISNDPLILSRDMSNTQDSSIITPTEKLSGLLTLEEYFGLYSPHSNALMKGSRLSGKTSTSVPTNSLQSSVTNALRSSDDAKCSMGVEGVSKNPVVWSGSDCISQKNVGSNSNSLFSKLGLDQLLDTSSPCSFEDQSSSAAKRRRIGNFSWSQSQVKHVGEMKSYNPEATNSLVSKELRSCVDDSCSLDASTSRRHEEQVKTKKKKAKPGSKPRPKDRQMIQDRLGELRELIPNGEKMSIDRLLERTIRHLNFMQSLSGYAESLKQIAKPKCREVCQNESINGGDSGVTWAYEVGNDAMVCPLKIEDLSTPGQMLIEILCEEQGFFLEIVQIIRGFGLTILKGEMEALEQKKIWAHFMVKAEGARFVTRHEIFSSLIHLFQMTGQGAAYMDEGYGNVGISAFNSFQPYASFPLSFGDALQCANL; encoded by the exons ATGAAGGAAACCCTCAAGAATCTTTGCTATAGTTTTGGATGGAGTTATGGAATTTTCTGGGGTTTTGATCAGACAAATTCATT ACTATTGACATTGAAAGATTGCTACTATGAAGAACAAGTGGAAACGCTGATTGATTCTATGCTTCTGCAAGCACATGTTGTGGGAGGAGG GATAATTGGCCAAACTGCAATTGGAAAAAACCATCTATGGTTGGATTCAGATGCTTTTCATGAAAGAAGAAATAGTGTAGTATCGTTTGATAGTCATGACAATTCCCAG GATGATTCTGAGTTCTTTTGCCAATTCTCTACTGGGATAAAG ACTATTGCTGTTATCTCAGTAGAACCGTGGGGAGTTGTGGAGCTTGGATCCACTCACAAG aaTCCTGAGATGAAAAGTTTTGTAGAACAAGTGCAGCAAGTTTTCAGAGAAATGGATGGGATTGAGGGTGTAGGAAATGAGACTCAGTTAGATAGCCATTTCTTTGATTCTAGTAATATGCTGTTTGATTCATCGCTGTCGAGTGGCATTTTCCATTCTGAGAATTTGATGGGAGCAGATCTGCTCTTAGAGTCTGCCAATTTCCTTGATTTCTCTGATTATGGTGATTGTTCAACTCTGACCTCTTCTTGGCCTCATCCCACATCCTTGCCCGAGCCAATAGACGAAGAATCTTGCAAAGATTCAATCTCCAATGATCCTCTTATCCTCTCAAGAGATATGTCTAACACCCAAGATTCATCTATCATAACTCCAACTGAGAAACTCTCTGGCTTACTAACTCTGGAGGAGTACTTCGGCTTGTATTCTCCACATTCTAATGCATTAATGAAGGGGTCACGTTTGAGTGGAAAAACTTCAACTTCTGTACCTACCAATTCATTACAAAGTTCAGTGACTAATGCATTGAGATCAAGTGATGATGCTAAGTGTTCAATGGGAGTCGAAGGTGTTAGCAAAAACCCGGTGGTTTGGAGTGGATCTGATTGCATCTCCCAGAAAAATGTTGGGAGCAACTCCAACAGTTTGTTCTCCAAGTTAGGCCTTGACCAGCTTTTGGATACTAGCAGCCCTTGTTCGTTTGAGGATCAGTCTTCGTCTGCTGCTAAGAGAAGGAGAATTGGCAACTTCTCATGGAGCCAAAGCCAAGTTAAACATGTTGGGGAAATGAAATCATACAACCCTGAGGCAACGAATAGTCTAGTTAGTAAGGAGCTGCGTTCATGTGTAGATGATAGTTGTTCATTGGATGCTAGTACGTCTCGGAGGCATGAGGAACAGGTGAAaaccaagaaaaagaaagctAAACCGGGGAGCAAACCAAGGCCAAAAGATCGACAGATGATCCAAGACCGGCTTGGAGAGTTGAGGGAGCTCATTCCCAATGGAGAGAAG ATGAGCATTGATCGTTTGTTGGAACGAACCATTAGACACTTGAACTTCATGCAGAGTCTCAGTGGATATGCTGAAAGTCTAAAACAAATTGCCAAGCCaaag TGTAGGGAGGTCTGTCAAAATGAATCCATCAATGGTGGTGATAGTGGAGTGACATGGGCATATGAAGTTGGCAACGATGCTATGGTTTGTCCACTGAAAATAGAGGACCTTAGCACTCCCGGCCAGATGCTTATAGAG ATCCTCTGCGAAGAACAGGGCTTCTTCTTGGAGATTGTACAGATTATTCGAGGTTTTGGCTTGACCATCTTGAAGGGGGAGATGGAGGCTCTTGAGCAGAAGAAGATATGGGCTCATTTCATGGTGAAGGCTGAG GGTGCACGTTTTGTTACACGTCATGAGATCTTTTCGTCGCTCATTCATCTCTTTCAGATGACGGGACAGGGTGCAGCCTACATGGACGAGGGGTATGGCAATGTTGGCATCTCGGCCTTCAACAGTTTTCAACCTTATGCTTCATTTCCCCTCAGCTTTGGTGATGCCCTTCAATGTGCTAACTTGTGA
- the LOC125223821 gene encoding oligopeptide transporter 7-like: MEAEITSPLLPPSTQSDESSSSSNEVEVENSPIKQVALTVSTSDDPTLPVLTFRMWFLGTLSCVLLSFLNQFFWYRTEPLSITAISAQIAVVPLGQLMAAKITDRVFFTGTRWEFTLNPGPFNVKEHVLITIFANSGAGTVYAIHIVTAVKVFYQKHISFSVSLIVVITTQVLGFGWAGIYRRYLVEPAAMWWPANLVQVSLFRALHEKDEREKGGVSRTQFFVIAFICSFAYYIFPGYLFQMLTSISWICWLFPQNVLVQQLGSGLHGLGIAAVGLDWSSISSYLGSPLASPWFATANVAVGFFIVMYVVTPISYWFNIYDAKVFPIFSEDLFTSSGQIYNISSIIDDSFHFDDAAYQQQGHLHLSTFFVMTYGVGFAALTATVVHVVLFHGREIWEQSKSSFNEKEKDIHTKLMSKYRQVPEWWFWCILVGNVTLTIFACEYYNEQLQLPWWGVVLACVIAIFFTLPIGIITAITNQTPGLNIITEYIIGYIYPGYPVANMCFKVYGYISMTQAITFLQDFKLGHYMKIPPRTMFMAQVVGTLIAAVVYLSTAWWLMETIPDICDQSSDSLWTCPGDHVFYDASVVWGLIGPRKMFGDQGLYGAVNWFFLGGAIAPVLVWAAAKAFPEQEWIRLVNMPILIGACGQMPPATAVNYTSWIILGFLSGFVVFRYRPVLWQRYNYVLSGALDAGLAFMGVLLYMCLGLEDIGIDWWGNNLDGCPYASCPSASGVVVQGCPVVS; encoded by the exons ATGGAAGCGGAAATCACATCCCCTCTCT TGCCGCCATCGACACAGAGTGATGAATCAAGCAGTAGTAGCAACGAGGTCGAGGTGGAGAACTCTCCGATCAAGCAGGTGGCCCTCACGGTGTCCACCTCCGACGACCCGACCCTACCCGTCCTCACCTTCAGAATGTGGTTCCTGGGGACTCTCTCGTGCGTCCTCCTCTCCTTCCTGAACCAGTTCTTCTGGTACAGGACGGAGCCCCTCTCCATCACCGCCATCTCCGCCCAGATCGCGGTGGTGCCGCTCGGCCAGCTCATGGCCGCCAAGATCACCGACCGCGTCTTCTTCACAGGGACCCGCTGGGAGTTCACTCTCAACCCGGGCCCCTTCAACGTCAAGGAGCATGTCCTCATCACCATCTTCGCCAACTCCGGCGCCGGCACCGTTTACGCCATCCACATCGTCACCGCTGTTAAGGTCTTTTACCAGAAACACATCAGTTTCTCCGTCTCCCTCATCGTCGTCATCACCACTCAG GTGTTGGGGTTTGGATGGGCTGGAATATACAGAAGGTATCTGGTGGAGCCAGCGGCTATGTGGTGGCCCGCTAACTTGGTGCAAGTCTCATTGTTCAG GGCACTGCATGAGAAAGACGAACGTGAAAAAGGCGGCGTGAGCCGCACCCAGTTCTTCGTGATCGCCTTCATCTGCAGCTTCGCTTACTACATATTCCCAGGCTACCTCTTCCAAATGCTCACCTCCATCTCCTGGATCTGCTGGCTCTTCCCTCAAAATGTCCTCGTCCAGCAGCTTGGCTCCGGCCTCCACGGCCTCGGCATTGCCGCCGTCGGCCTCGACTGGTCCAGCATCTCCTCCTACCTCGGCAGCCCCCTCGCCAGCCCCTGGTTCGCCACCGCCAACGTTGCCGTCGGCTTCTTCATCGTCATGTACGTCGTCACCCCCATCAGCTACTGGTTCAACATCTACGACGCAAAGGTCTTCCCCATCTTCTCCGAAGACCTCTTCACCTCCTCCGGCCAGATCTACAACATCTCCTCCATCATCGACGACTCCTTCCACTTCGACGACGCCGCCTACCAGCAGCAAGGCCACCTCCACCTCAGCACCTTCTTCGTCATGACTTACGGCGTTGGCTTCGCCGCCCTCACTGCCACCGTCGTCCACGTCGTCCTCTTCCACGGAAGGGAAATTTGGGAGCAGAGCAAATCGAGCTTCAACGAGAAGGAAAAGGACATCCACACCAAGCTCATGAGCAAATACAGGCAGGTTCCGGAGTGGTGGTTTTGGTGCATTCTCGTCGGAAATGTCACGCTTACTATCTTCGCCTGCGAGTACTACAACGAGCAGCTTCAGCTCCCGTGGTGGGGCGTTGTACTCGCTTGTGTCATCGCCATCTTCTTCACTCTCCCCATCGGCATCATCACCGCCATCACTAACCAG ACGCCGGGGTTGAACATCATCACGGAGTACATAATCGGGTACATCTACCCGGGGTATCCGGTGGCGAACATGTGCTTCAAGGTGTACGGCTACATCAGCATGACGCAGGCCATCACTTTCCTCCAAGACTTCAAGCTCGGACACTACATGAAGATCCCACCAAGAACAATGTTCATGGCGCAGGTGGTGGGGACGCTCATCGCCGCCGTCGTCTACCTCTCAACCGCCTGGTGGTTAATGGAGACCATCCCAGACATCTGCGACCAATCCTCGGACAGCCTGTGGACGTGCCCGGGCGACCACGTCTTCTACGACGCATCAGTCGTGTGGGGCTTGATCGGGCCGAGGAAGATGTTCGGGGATCAAGGGCTGTACGGGGCGGTGAACTGGTTCTTCCTGGGCGGGGCCATAGCGCCGGTGCTGGTGTGGGCGGCGGCCAAGGCATTTCCGGAGCAGGAGTGGATTAGGCTGGTGAACATGCCGATATTGATCGGGGCGTGCGGGCAGATGCCGCCAGCGACGGCCGTGAACTACACGTCGTGGATCATACTAGGATTTCTGTCGGGTTTCGTGGTGTTCAGGTACAGGCCGGTGTTGTGGCAGAGGTACAACTACGTGCTGTCGGGGGCGCTGGATGCGGGGCTGGCGTTCATGGGGGTGTTGCTCTACATGTGTTTGGGGTTGGAGGATATTGGGATAGATTGGTGGGGGAATAATCTCGACGGCTGCCCCTATGCCTCCTGCCCTTCGGCTTCCGGTGTTGTGGTGCAAGGTTGTCCGGTTGTGTCCTAG